The region GCCCGCACCTGGCCGCGGCGCTGACCCACGCGAGCCTGCTGGTGCTGCGCCCGCGCGAGTCGCGCCCCGAGGCGCTCGCGGCGCTGCTGGACGCGGGTTGGACGCGCGAGGCCGTGGTCACCCTGTCCCAGCTCGTCGCGTTCCTCACCTTCCAGGTACGGATCGTGGCGGGACTGTCCGTCCTGAAGGAGGCGCAGCCGTGAGCGCGATCCGCGAACACCTGCTCGACCACCCCGACCTCGACCGGCCCGAGCACTTCACCCGCGCGAATCTCGGCTGGGTGCCGTGGTTCGAGCCGCCGGCGCAGGAGGAGCTGACCCCCGAGCAGATCGCGGGGCTCGTGGAGCCGCAGCGGGCGGGGAACGCCTACTTCCGGCTGCTGGCGCTCGACCCCGCGGTGCTCGAGGCGCGCACCCGCGCCGACCTCGACATCTTCCACACCGCCTCGCGCACCGGTGACGGGCTGCCGCGCCCGGAGCGCGAGCTGGCCGCCGCCGTCGCCTCGCGGGTGAACGGCTGCGTGTTCTGCGCGAGCGTGCACGCGCGGTTCGCCGCGACGCTGTCGAAGCGGCCCGAGGACGTCGACGCGCTGCTGGTCGACGGCGTCGAGGTGGCGGTGGAGCGGCTGGACGAGCGGTGGGCCGCGATCGTCGAGGCGGCCGCGGCGCTGACGGTGACGCCACCCCGGTTCGCATCCGCGCACGTCGAGCGGCTGCGCGCCGCGGGTGTGGGCGACGAGGCGATCGGCGACCTCGTCGCCTCGGCCGGCTTCTTCTCGTGGGCCAACCGCCTCATGCTGTCGCTGGGCGAACCGGAGAACCCGGCGGGCTGAGGGTGGGTGGCCGGCGTCGCCGGCGCTCCCGCCACCGATCATTGACTGCTGCGCCGGACGCGGATAGCGCCCGCTAAGCGCGTCCAGCGCAGCAGTCGACCCGTGACCCGCGCTCCCCGCAGCGGTCGATGTCGGAGTGTGCGGCGGGACGAGCCGGCGTCAGTCGTCAGGGGTGAAGAGTTCCTCGATCGTCACCTCGAGCACCCGTGCGAGACGGAAGGCGAGGGGGAGCGAGGGGTCGAATCGTCCCTTCTCGATCGAGATGATCGTCTGTCGGCTGACGCCTGCGTGTTCGGCGAGGGTCTGCTGGGACCACCCGCGCTCGCGGCGACGGTCGGTGAGCGACGTGCGCACGTCAGCCACGACCCCGGTTCAGGAGATAACGGACGGAGAGGTCCGCGAGGCTGATCACGACGACACCCGTCAGGACGAGGATCGCGGAGATCTCCACGTCGGTGACCGCGACCGCGGCGAGCGCCAGGCCGCTCACGATGACGAGGTCGGTGAAGCTCGCGCTGGCAGCCTTCTCGAACCACGCGCTCTCGACCGATTCCTCCGTTCGCGGGGCGCGGCCCCGGAGACTGTCCGGATCAACGACCGCGATCCACACCAGCGCCACGAACGCCCACGTGGAGATCAGTCCGAAGAAGGCGGCTACCGCCCAGAACGGACCGTTCGCGATCCCGGCAGCTGCGGCGACGACGCCGAATCCTGCGGCCAGAACCAGGCCCGTCGGGAGCGCGACGGCGAGTGCAGGTGTTCGCCGGGACCCGAACCTGACATGCCCGGTACGCGTCGTGGTGCGTCGGTCGGTCGAGATGCTGTGCTCACGCTGCTGCCTCATGTCTCCCCCTTGGTGTCAAGCGTGCTTGACTCCCAGTGGACCATGTCAAGCAGGCTTGACGCAACCCCGGGTGTGGGGCGCCGTCGTCCGGTGGAACGCACCGGGCGCCGCGCAGGTCCGGGTGCTCGACGACGGCCGTTCCCGAGCTCGTCCGCCCCTAGCCCGCGGATCGACTGTGACGCCCCGCACGGATAGCGCGCCCTATCCGTGCCGAGCGCAACAGTCGGTCGGTTATCCGTGCGGGTCGTCACAGTCGATCCGTGAACCGGGTCGGGCGCGCCGCTGGGGCCGCGGGTCCGTGACACATGTCAGCGGCGCGCCGCGCGCGCGGGTGACAGGCTGGGGGCATGGTCGGCAGGAACGTGCGCTGGGTCGAGGGCTACACGAAGTGGTCGCTCATCCTGCTGGCGATCGGTGAACCCGTCCTCATCGCCTCGCTCCTGACCGAGTTCGCCCCGCTCGCCCCCGGCGCCCCCGAGCTCGACGGCCTCGGCGTCGCCCTCCTCCTGGTGCTCGTCGTCGTCCACACCGCCGCCTGCATCCACGCGATGGGCGCCGCGCTGCGCCGCACCGATCCCCACCGCGGCTTCCGCGGGCTCACGCCGCTGGCGATCACGACGGCGGCGGTCGTCGTCGCGATCGTCGTCGTCCTCCCGCTCGACGGACCCGCCGAGCCGATCCTCGCCTCGATCCCGCGCTCGACCGCGATCGCCGTCATCGGGCTCGCGACCGTCGGGGCGCTGTCGGCCCGCTGGGGCATGCGGGTCGTCGGTCTGATGCTGCTGGTGGTGCTCGCGGTCATCACGGCCGCCCAGGTCGGCAGCACCCACGACGGCGTTCTCGTCCTCCTCCCGGCCTACACGTTCGTCCTGCTCGCGATGGGCGCGAGCTTCCGCATCACCGTCTGGATCCTCGAGGTGGTGCGCGAGCTCGAGGTGAGCCGCGAGTCGCACGCGACCGTCGCCGTCGCTGAGGAGCGGCTGCGGATCTCGCGCGACATCCACGACGTCGTGGGGCGCGCGCTCGCCGTCGTCGCCGTGAAGAGCGAGCTCGCCGCCACCCTTGCCCGTCGCGGGGACGCGCGCGCCGAGCAGGAGATGGTCGAGGTCAACCAGGTCGCCCAGGAGTCGCTTCAGCAGGTCCGTGCCCTCGTCAGCGGCTACCGCGCCACCGACCTGCGCACCGAGCTCGCGGGCGCCCGCGCGGTGCTCGACTCCACGGGCATCCGCGTCACGGTCGAGGGCGGGGGAGCGGCGGGCGACGGCGGAGGTGGCGGCAGCGGTGAGGGCGCAGGGCCCGCCGCCCCCGCCGTCCAGGACGCGCTCGGTGCCGTCGTGCGCGAGGCCGTCACGAACGTCGTGCGCCACTCGCGCGCGACGTGGTGCACGCTCGAGCTCGCACCGCCGTCGACCGCCACCGGCTCCGGGACCGACGCCGGGACCGACGCCGGCGTCTCCGCCGCGTGGCGCCTCACGATCCGCAACGACGGTGCCTCCGCGCGGGTCCCGGCGGGTGCGCACGGGGACGTCGCCCCAGCGGCGGGCGAACCCCGCGCCGTCGGCCGCGGGAACGGCCTGCGCGGGCTCGCCGAGCGTCTCGCGCCCCTGCACGGCACCCTGACCACCACCATCACCGACGACGTCGCCACCCTGACGGCGACCGTCCCGGAAGGGGAGACACCGTGATCCGCATCATGATCGCCGACGACGAGGCGCTGATCCGCGACGCCGTCGCGACCCTGCTCGACCTCGAGGACGACCTCGAGATCGTCGGCCGCGCCGGTTCGGGGACGGAGGCGATCGCCCTCGCCCCGCGGCTGGAGCCCGACGTCGCGGTGCTCGACCTGCAGATGCCCGGCGCGGACGGGATCGAGGTGGCGCAGGCGCTCGCGACCTCCGTCCCCGCCTGCGGCGTCGTCATCGTCACCTCGCACGGCCGCCCCGGCTACCTCAAGCGCGCGTTCGCGAGCGGGGTGCGGGCCTTCCTGCCGAAGACGGCGTCGGCGAGCGTGCTGGCCACCGCGATCCGGCAGGTGCACGACGGCGGCCGCTACGTCGACCCCGAGCTCGCCGCCGAGGCCATCGCCTCGGGCGACTCGCCGCTGACCGCGCGCGAGGCCGACGTGCTCGAGCTCGCCGCGGCGGGCGCCCCCGTCGAGGAGATCGCCCGCCGCGCCCACCTCGCGAGCGGGACGGTGCGCAACTACCTGTCCTCCGCCGTCGCCAAGCTCGGCGTGGCCAACCGCCACGAGGCGGCGCGGCTGGCGCGCGCCCGCGGGTGGCTGTGACGCCGCCCGGCTAGGATCGGCGACCGTGAACGACACCCCCGCGAACCGCAGCCCGCGCCGGTACTCCCTCACCTACCGAGGCATCGCGGGGGTGGTCAAGCCGCTGCTGGCCCTGGTCTCGGGCAAGGACTGGCGCGGCATGGAACGCCTGCCCCGCGAGGGTGGGGTCATCGTCGCCGCCAACCACGTCTCGTTGCTGGACCCGGTCACGACGGCGCACTCCCTCTACGACAACGGCGCGCCCCCGCGGATCATGGCGAAGGCGGAGCTTTTCCGCGTGCCGATTCTCGGCCGGCTGCTGCGCGGGTCGGGTCAGATCCCGGTGCACCGCAACACCCGCAACGCCGCCGACTCGCTCGAGGGCGCGCGCCGCGCGCTCGCGGCCGGGGAGTGCGTGCTGATCTTCCCCGAGGGCACCCTCACGCTCGACCCCGACGGCTGGCCGATGGTCGCGCGCACCGGCGTCGCGCGCCTGGCACTCACCAGCGGCGCGCCCGTCGTGCCGGTGGCGCAGTGGGGTGCGAGCACGCTGCTCCCGCCACGTGCGAAGCTGCCGCGGCTGCTGCCCCGCACCCGGATGCAGGTGCTGGTGGGCGAGCCCGTCGACCTCGGCGACCTCGTCGGCCGGACCGACGCCGCGGCGCTGACCGAGGCGACCGCGCGGATCATGGGGGCGATCACCGCGCAGCTCGTGCAGCTGCGGGGCGGCGAGCCGCCCGTGACGCCGTTCGACCGCCGGGCGGCGGGCCTGTGATGCGCTGCGCCGTCCTCGGCTCGGGCAGCTGGGGGACGACCTTCGCCCAGGTGCTCGCGGACGCGGGCCACGACGTCGTCATCTGGGCGAAGTCGGCCGCCACCGCCGAGGCGATCACGCAGCGACACGTGAACACGACCTACCTGCCCGGCGTGGAACTGCCCGACACCGTGCGCGCCGACACCGACCTGACCGCGGTGCTGGAGGGTGCCGAGCTGGTGGTCGTCGCCCTGCCCTCGCAGGTGGTGCGCGAGGTGCTCGCGCCGTACCGCGCGGCGGTGCCGCGAGGCGCCGTCGTCGTCAGCCTGATGAAGGGCGTGGAGCTCGGGTCCGACGAGCGCATGAGCCAGGTCCTCGCGGGCGTGTGGGACCTGCCGCGCGATCGCGTCGCCGTCGTGTCGGGGCCGAACCTCGCGGGCGAGATCGCCCAGCGCCAGCCGACCACGACGGTCGTGGCCTGCGAGGACGAGGCGGTCGCGCTGCGCGTCGCCCAGGCGTGCGCGACGCCCTACTTCCGCACCTTCACCTCGACCGACGTGATCGGCGTCGAGATCGGGGGAGCGGTCAAGAACGTGATCGCGCTCGCCGTCGGGATCGCCCAGGGGCTCGGCTACGGCGACAACACCATGGCCTCGATCATGACGCGCGGGCTGTCCGAGGCGGCGCGGCTCGGTGCCGCGGTGGGCGCGCAGCCCGCCACCTTCGCGGGACTGGCCGGCATGGGCGACCTCATCGCCACCTGCTCCTCGCCGCTCTCGCGCAACCACCGCCTCGGCTCGCTGCTGGGGCGGGGCGAGAGCCTCGAGGCCGCGATCGAGGAGATCGGGTCGACGGCGGAGGGCGCCAAGTCCTGCCGCTCCATCCTGGACCTCGCGCAGCAGCACGGGGTGACGACGTCGATCATCTCGGCCGTCGTGGGGATCGTGCACGAGGGGCGCACCGTGCCCGAGACTGTCGCCTCCCTCGTGGACCGGCCGCCCCGGCCGGAGGACTGAGGCGCGGCCGGGCTCAGACCCCGGCGGGCTCGCGCGCGAGCGCCTCGCTGACCGCGGCGTCGATCCGGCGCTGGACCGCGGACCGACGGCGACGGCGCAGCCGGAGCGCGACGACGACGGCCGCCACCAGGGCCGCGAGCGCGACGAGCTGCGGCCACGGCACGAGCCACGCGCTCCACGAGGAGGTGACGGTCGTGAGGTCGAGCGCGGCGTCGTCGCCGACCGTCATGGGCGTGGCGCGCACCTGACCACCGGTCCGCAGCAGCGGCCACACCTCGCCCACGGGCAGCCGCACGGTCGCGGTGTCACCGGGCAGGATCTCGCGCACGCCGACGGCGTCGACCTCCGTCACCGGGCCGAGCACGGCGGCCGCCGTCGCGCTCGTGCTCGCGCCGAGGCGGACGTTGCCGGTGTTGGCGAGGGTGACGTCCAGGTCGAGGGTGCCGGGCGCGAACGGGTTCCACGACGGCGCCCAGACAGGGGTGACGCCGGTGACCTCGAAGGTCGGGACGACGTCGCCGGCCACCCGGAGGTGGAGCCGCGTACCGACGCGCGTGTCGAGGCCGACCACCTCGCCCGCCGCGGCCGAGGGCTGCGCCACCAGGCCGACCGGGTGGTCGCCCGGGGTCACGTCCGCCGGCACGTCGAGCCGGACGGGGAGCACGACGTCGGTGACGGCGTCCACGGTGACCTGCACGCTCTCGCCCGGGGCGCCGTCGCCCACCGCGACCCACGAGCCGGCGGCCTGCGGCGGGGCGCCCGGCGGGAGGACGTCGAACACGCCGTCGGCGGTCACGACGCCGTCGCTCGGGTACACGTCGAACGTCACCGCCCGGTCGGAGAAGTTCCGCAGCGCGACGCGGTCCTCGCCGCTGCCGCCCGGGTCGATCTCGAACCGCAGCGACGTGCGCGAGTCCGGGCCGTCCTGCCCGGCGGGGCCCAGGGACCAGGTGGTGGCGCCCGCGGAGGGGGCTGCGCCGTCGGGATTCTGGGGCGCGGCCGAGGCGGCCGAGGCGGCGGGTGCGAGTGTGAGCAGGGCTGCGGCGATCGCGAGGGCGGGACGCAGGAGCGGGCGGCGGTGGGACACGGCGGACCTCGAGGGGGAGCGGGCGGTGCGGGTGACGCCGTCGTGCTCCGGAACCGTGACGGTCCCGGAGCACGACGGTGAGGACCGTGCGACGGCCGGAGGGCCGGCCGCACGGTCGGCCGGTCAGTCGACCGGGAAGAGCGAGACCGCGACCGTGCCGGCGTAGTCGCCGGGCTGCGTGGTCACGGGCAGCTCGAGGAAGAGCTCGGTCGCGACGTCGGTCGTGCCGAGGCGGCCCTCGGTGCCGGCGCGGGCGAGCAGGCTCGGGACCGCGAGGCCCTCACCGCCGTCGACCGCCGTGACGACCTTCGACCCGGGCGTGACGCCCGGTCGCTCGCCACGGATGCCGGGCTGCCAGCCGAGGTGGTCGGCGCGCAGGACGCGCTCGCCCGAGACGAGGTCGGAGGACTGCCCCGACAGGGCCCAGCCGCCGGTGCCGGCCTGCGCGTGCGAGCGCGAGTCGGTGACGGAGAAGGTGGGCAGCGCGGCCGTCATGCGCAGGCGGTCGCCGACGTTCGCGGGCGCCGACAGGTTCACGCCGTCACCGAAGTCGCCGACGCTGAGGGTGAGGGAGCCGTCCTGCGCCCCCGGGACGGGCACGAGGGCGTTGACCGGGATCTCGCCCTCGCCGGCGGCGTCGCGCTCGCCCCACAGCTCGAACGCGACCCTCGCGACGTCGGTGTTGTCGAGGTAGTCGCCGCGCACCGGGTCGCTGCCGACGGCGTAGGAGGCCAGGACGTCGGCACCCGCACCCTGGGCGTAGAGCGGGACGAGCTGGTTGGTGTGGTCGCCCGAGAACCAGGCCTCGCGCGGGAGCTGGCCCTTCTCACCGGTCAGCGGGGTCCACGACGGGTCCGAGTCGGCGCCGTCGAGGTAGCCGGTCTCGTGGTCGGCCGTGACGACGACGAGGGTCTCCTCCCACGAGGACTCGGTCTCCACCCAGTCCACGACCGTCTCGACGGCCGCGTTGAAGTCGAG is a window of Litorihabitans aurantiacus DNA encoding:
- a CDS encoding NAD(P)H-dependent glycerol-3-phosphate dehydrogenase → MRCAVLGSGSWGTTFAQVLADAGHDVVIWAKSAATAEAITQRHVNTTYLPGVELPDTVRADTDLTAVLEGAELVVVALPSQVVREVLAPYRAAVPRGAVVVSLMKGVELGSDERMSQVLAGVWDLPRDRVAVVSGPNLAGEIAQRQPTTTVVACEDEAVALRVAQACATPYFRTFTSTDVIGVEIGGAVKNVIALAVGIAQGLGYGDNTMASIMTRGLSEAARLGAAVGAQPATFAGLAGMGDLIATCSSPLSRNHRLGSLLGRGESLEAAIEEIGSTAEGAKSCRSILDLAQQHGVTTSIISAVVGIVHEGRTVPETVASLVDRPPRPED
- a CDS encoding helix-turn-helix transcriptional regulator, translated to MRTSLTDRRRERGWSQQTLAEHAGVSRQTIISIEKGRFDPSLPLAFRLARVLEVTIEELFTPDD
- a CDS encoding response regulator transcription factor; its protein translation is MIRIMIADDEALIRDAVATLLDLEDDLEIVGRAGSGTEAIALAPRLEPDVAVLDLQMPGADGIEVAQALATSVPACGVVIVTSHGRPGYLKRAFASGVRAFLPKTASASVLATAIRQVHDGGRYVDPELAAEAIASGDSPLTAREADVLELAAAGAPVEEIARRAHLASGTVRNYLSSAVAKLGVANRHEAARLARARGWL
- a CDS encoding sensor histidine kinase is translated as MVGRNVRWVEGYTKWSLILLAIGEPVLIASLLTEFAPLAPGAPELDGLGVALLLVLVVVHTAACIHAMGAALRRTDPHRGFRGLTPLAITTAAVVVAIVVVLPLDGPAEPILASIPRSTAIAVIGLATVGALSARWGMRVVGLMLLVVLAVITAAQVGSTHDGVLVLLPAYTFVLLAMGASFRITVWILEVVRELEVSRESHATVAVAEERLRISRDIHDVVGRALAVVAVKSELAATLARRGDARAEQEMVEVNQVAQESLQQVRALVSGYRATDLRTELAGARAVLDSTGIRVTVEGGGAAGDGGGGGSGEGAGPAAPAVQDALGAVVREAVTNVVRHSRATWCTLELAPPSTATGSGTDAGTDAGVSAAWRLTIRNDGASARVPAGAHGDVAPAAGEPRAVGRGNGLRGLAERLAPLHGTLTTTITDDVATLTATVPEGETP
- a CDS encoding alkylhydroperoxidase domain protein, whose protein sequence is MSAIREHLLDHPDLDRPEHFTRANLGWVPWFEPPAQEELTPEQIAGLVEPQRAGNAYFRLLALDPAVLEARTRADLDIFHTASRTGDGLPRPERELAAAVASRVNGCVFCASVHARFAATLSKRPEDVDALLVDGVEVAVERLDERWAAIVEAAAALTVTPPRFASAHVERLRAAGVGDEAIGDLVASAGFFSWANRLMLSLGEPENPAG
- a CDS encoding lysophospholipid acyltransferase family protein yields the protein MNDTPANRSPRRYSLTYRGIAGVVKPLLALVSGKDWRGMERLPREGGVIVAANHVSLLDPVTTAHSLYDNGAPPRIMAKAELFRVPILGRLLRGSGQIPVHRNTRNAADSLEGARRALAAGECVLIFPEGTLTLDPDGWPMVARTGVARLALTSGAPVVPVAQWGASTLLPPRAKLPRLLPRTRMQVLVGEPVDLGDLVGRTDAAALTEATARIMGAITAQLVQLRGGEPPVTPFDRRAAGL